TGCTAGGAATCTCGCCGTACAAGCGCTCAATCGTAATGCCTTTTTTGATCCGATTATTGACGATGAGTAGCGTACTATCCAGGCATTCATGTAAATTGACTGAATGGGCTTCTGCTTCATCCAGCCGAGAGAAGTTTTTCAAGCTCAAGACAATTTGCCGCACCCGATCAGCACCAAATTTCATTGACTGCAAAAGTTTGGGTAAATCTTCTTCTAGAAATTCTGCATCAATTTCGGTGGCGTAGGCTTGCACCGCTAAAGGTGGATTAGGCACTTCTTGGCGATAGGTTTGTAGAAATGCTAATAAATCCTCTACATATTGAATAGCAGGATCTAAATTCCCATAGATAAAATTCACCGGATTATTAATTTCGTGAGCAATGCCAGCTATCATTCGTCCTAAGCTAGACATTTTCTCACTTTGGAGCAATTGGGCTTCTTGCATTTGCTGCTGACGAAAAGCGGCTGCTTGCTGTTCTTCGAGTAGGTATTTAACCCTGTGTAAAAGTTGGTTAAATGCAATAGCAAGTATTCCAATTTCATCTGTAGTAATGACGGGTGCTTGCAGTTCAAAGTTAGATTCTTTGGTGACTCGCTGTGCCATATTTGTCAGCAATTCAACAGGACGGGTAATGGTTCGACTCGTCAAAAGAGCTAAAAGAGTAGCAATTATTACTGACAACAGAATGCTAGCAAGAATGATTTGAATCCGGATTTGTGCTGCTGTTTTAAACGTCGTCGTCGCTGCTGTTAGTTCCTCATAGGAAGCATTAATGATGGTAACTAGTTCATCGGATACGCCGTCAAACTTAAGTGCCAACTCACTGTTGGTAAACTTCAACAGTCGTTGTTGAGCGATCGCAATTTTATTGTCAGTTAGAGGAGATAAATCAAGTTGTTGGAGCAGCTCGTCAAGTTGCTGGACATAAGTTTGTGTTATACCTTCATAAGTTTTTAGAAGCAGGGGAATATTCTCCCAGTGCTTTTCGTTTACATAATCGGCAGTTTTTATATATGTTTGGAGTTCCAACCAAACCTGCTTGATTTCAGGTGCATGTATATTAGTAATGTGGCTATACTCCTGTTTGTATAGTTTTAGATTTGCCACTAAGGGAATGAGTTGCTGCTGGTGCGTCCGGGTTTGAAGAATACCTGTCTGGAGGCGATAAAGCAAATTGAGTTCCTTAAAAGCGTTTTGTTGCTGCTGCAATGCCTGTTGTTGATAGTGGTCTCCAAAGATTAACCCAATACTTGTTCCTACAATTCCTACACCTAGAGCAAGAGCATATCCACATTTAATTTTGTTGCCAATACTCAGACCGTTGGTAATCTTTGAAAACCAATTTTTTCGGCTCGATTCTACGAGTACAATATCACCGTAAACTGGTGGAAAATCTGAACCTTGATGGGAAGTCATATTAATCCTAAGTAAGCAATAAAAGCCAATTCTTACTTAGAATTCCCTAATTATTCAGCAAAAGTAAAAGTTTTGCAACTTTTCGCTCCCCATATTAGCGTGAGTTCGATGGCTCATATAGCGTCCGCCTAATCAGCTCAATCAAAAGACCTCTAAGAGTTTTTTCTACGTAAAATTGCCCCTCTCCGAATCAGAGGGGCAGACTTGAACTTTAGTTCAAGGCAGGGAGAGTTTTGTCTCCCTCCTAGAAAACTAGATTGTTTCTCTTAAGGCATAACGAATGCCTTT
The Nostoc punctiforme PCC 73102 genome window above contains:
- a CDS encoding sensor histidine kinase; its protein translation is MTSHQGSDFPPVYGDIVLVESSRKNWFSKITNGLSIGNKIKCGYALALGVGIVGTSIGLIFGDHYQQQALQQQQNAFKELNLLYRLQTGILQTRTHQQQLIPLVANLKLYKQEYSHITNIHAPEIKQVWLELQTYIKTADYVNEKHWENIPLLLKTYEGITQTYVQQLDELLQQLDLSPLTDNKIAIAQQRLLKFTNSELALKFDGVSDELVTIINASYEELTAATTTFKTAAQIRIQIILASILLSVIIATLLALLTSRTITRPVELLTNMAQRVTKESNFELQAPVITTDEIGILAIAFNQLLHRVKYLLEEQQAAAFRQQQMQEAQLLQSEKMSSLGRMIAGIAHEINNPVNFIYGNLDPAIQYVEDLLAFLQTYRQEVPNPPLAVQAYATEIDAEFLEEDLPKLLQSMKFGADRVRQIVLSLKNFSRLDEAEAHSVNLHECLDSTLLIVNNRIKKGITIERLYGEIPSIEGFSSSLYQVFMNIINNALDALEEQHNPQDSPRITIATEVLDKNWVVVRIADNGSGIARETQEKIFEMFFTTKATGVGTGMGLSISHQIVVEKHGGRLTCKSEVGAGTEFIISLPVQKQHLPKDT